One window of Polyangium spumosum genomic DNA carries:
- the rplD gene encoding 50S ribosomal protein L4: MKVNVYNLKREQVGEIDLSDEVFGAEVKEQLFYEVVKAQLASRRAGTKATKERSAVAGSSKKLYRQKGTGRARQGSIRAPHHAGGGMAHALEPQDWSYRPPRKVRIGALKSALSLYAKEGRLIVLDSLELPEIKTKAIVDALGALQAGKKSLVVDSASNEKLVKSIRNLDAHQFLPPEGVNVYDLLRHDHLVVSKEAAKALEARCLR, translated from the coding sequence ACCTTTCGGACGAGGTCTTCGGCGCCGAGGTGAAGGAGCAGCTCTTCTACGAGGTCGTCAAGGCCCAGCTCGCCTCGCGGCGCGCGGGCACGAAGGCCACGAAGGAGCGCAGCGCGGTGGCCGGCTCGTCGAAGAAGCTCTACCGCCAGAAGGGCACCGGCCGCGCTCGTCAGGGGTCGATCCGCGCCCCGCACCACGCGGGCGGCGGCATGGCGCACGCGCTCGAGCCGCAGGACTGGTCCTACCGTCCGCCGCGCAAGGTGCGCATCGGCGCGCTGAAGAGCGCGCTCTCCCTGTACGCCAAGGAGGGTCGCCTCATCGTCCTCGACAGCCTCGAGCTGCCCGAGATCAAGACGAAGGCGATCGTCGACGCGCTCGGGGCGCTGCAGGCGGGCAAGAAGTCGCTCGTCGTCGACAGCGCCTCGAACGAGAAGCTGGTGAAGTCGATCCGCAACCTCGACGCGCACCAGTTCTTGCCGCCGGAGGGCGTCAACGTGTACGACCTCCTCCGCCACGACCACCTCGTCGTCTCGAAAGAGGCGGCCAAAGCGCTCGAAGCGCGCTGCCTTCGGTAG
- a CDS encoding 50S ribosomal protein L23 — MQPEHIIRRPIMLTEKSARLREDNNKVIFEVRRDANKIQIKDAIQALFKVGVVEVNTLVMRGKEKRMGRGYAKLHNWKKAIVTLKPGDQIQFFDEEKSE; from the coding sequence ATGCAGCCCGAGCACATCATCCGTCGGCCGATCATGCTCACCGAGAAGTCGGCCCGGCTCCGCGAAGATAACAACAAGGTCATCTTCGAGGTGCGCCGCGACGCGAACAAGATCCAGATCAAGGACGCGATCCAGGCGCTCTTCAAGGTCGGCGTGGTCGAAGTGAACACGCTCGTCATGCGCGGCAAAGAGAAGCGCATGGGGCGCGGCTACGCCAAGCTGCACAACTGGAAGAAGGCGATCGTCACCCTCAAGCCGGGCGACCAGATCCAGTTCTTCGACGAGGAGAAGTCGGAGTAA